The following are encoded in a window of Arvicanthis niloticus isolate mArvNil1 chromosome 1, mArvNil1.pat.X, whole genome shotgun sequence genomic DNA:
- the Rusf1 gene encoding RUS family member 1 produces the protein MADAASLRAPLCTEQFGSGAPRGCSAAADGSLQWDGARRWGWLSQAQTAKPRQHAGGGGGLWAALTALSGLRSVLLPQGFPDSVSPDYLPYQLWDSVQAFASSLSGSLATQAVLQGLGVGNAKASVSAATSTWLVKDSTGMLGRIIFAWWKGSKLDCNAKQWRLFADILNDIAMFLEIMAPMYPIFFTMTVSTSNLAKCIVGVAGGATRAALTMHQARRNNMADVSAKDSSQETVVNLAGLLVSLLMLPLVSDCPSLSLGCFILLTALHIYANYRAVRALVLETLNESRLQLVLKHFLHRGEVLEPASANQMEPLWTGFWPSLSLSLGVPLHRLVSSVSELKQLVEGHQEPYLLCWNQSRNQVQVALSQEAGPETVLRAATHGLILGALQEDGPLPGELAELREQVQAGPKKESWILVRETHQVLDTLFPKFLKGLQAAGWKTEKHHLEVDEWRATWPLSPEKKVL, from the exons ATGGCTGACGCTGCGAGCCTGCGGGCGCCGCTGTGCACTGAGCAGTTCGGCTCCGGAGCCCCGCGCGGCTGCAGCGCTGCGGCCGATGGGAGCCTGCAATGGGACGGGGCTCGGCGCTGGGGTTGGCTCTCCCAGGCCCAGACAGCGAAACCCAGGCAGCACGCGGGTGGAGGCGGGGGGCTCTGGGCAGCACTGACCGCTCTTTCGGGCCTCAGATCCGTGCTGCTGCCTCAGGGCTTCCCAGATAGCGTCAGCCCGGATTACCTGCCGTACCAGCTGTGGGATTCCGTGCAG gcCTTTGCTTCCAGCCTCTCCGGCTCCCTAGCCACCCAGGCAGTATTGCAGGGCTTAGGGGTAGGCAATGCAAAAGCCTCAGTTTCAGCTGCCACATCCACCTGGCTCGTGAAAG ATTCAACTGGCATGTTGGGCCGCATCATCTTTGCCTGGTGGAAGGG GAGCAAGTTGGACTGTAATGCAAAGCAGTGGAG GCTCTTTGCTGACATCCTCAATGATATAGCCATGTTCCTAGAGATTATGGCTCCCATGTACCCAATCTTTTTCACCATGACTGTCAGTACCAGCAACCTAGCCAAG TGCATTGTTGGTGTGGCTGGTGGGGCCACTCGAGCTGCACTGACCATGCACCAGGCCCGAAGAAACAACATGGCAGATGTGTCAGCCAAGGACAGCAGCCAG GAGACAGTGGTGAACCTAGCAGGGCTTCTGGTCAGCCTTTTGATGCTTCCCCTGGTGTCAGATTGCCCAAG CCTCAGCCTTGGCTGCTTCATCCTGCTCACTGCTCTCCACATCTATGCCAACTACCGGGCAGTCCGAGCCCTCGTCCTGGAGACCTTGAATGAAAGCCGCCTCCAGCTGGTCCTAAAGCACTTCCTTCATCGAGGAGAGGTACTTGAGCCTGCTTCAGCCAATCAGATGGAGCCATTGTGGACAG GTTTCTGGCCATCCCTGTCTCTATCCCTGGGCGTTCCCTTACACCGCTTGGTCTCCAG TGTCTCTGAGCTGAAGCAGCTGGTTGAGGGCCATCAAGAACCATACCTCCTTTGCTGGAACCAGTCACGAA ACCAGGTACAGGTTGCGCTGAGTCAAGAGGCAGGCCCTGAGACTGTCTTAAGGGCTGCCACCCATGGGCTGATTCTAGGAGCCCTGCAGGAAGACGGGCCACTTCCAGGAGAGCTGGCAGAGCTGAGGGAGCAAGTTCAGGCTG GTCCTAAGAAAGAAAGCTGGATTCTTGTCAGGGAGACACATCAAGTGTTGGATACACTGTTCCCAAAGTTCTTGAAAG GACTACAGGCCGCTGGCTGGAAGACTGAGAAACATCATCTAGAGGTGGATGAGTGGAGGGCCACATGGCCCCTGTCTCCAGAAAAGAAGGTTTTATGA